The following are from one region of the Salvia hispanica cultivar TCC Black 2014 chromosome 1, UniMelb_Shisp_WGS_1.0, whole genome shotgun sequence genome:
- the LOC125220623 gene encoding ras-related protein RABH1e-like has translation MAVVSPLAKYKLVFLGDQSVGKTSIITRFMYDKFDTTYQATIGIDFLSKTMYLEDRTVRLQLWDTAGQERFRSLIPSYIRDSSVAVIAYDVANRQSFLNTSKWIEEVRTERGGDVIIVLVGNKTDLVEKRQVSIEEGDIKARESGVMFVETSAKAGFNIKPLFRKIAAALPGMEALSSAKHDDMVDVNLKATANGGQNEQQGGGCAC, from the exons ATGGCGGTGGTGTCACCATTAGCAAAATACAAGCTCGTGTTTTTGGGCGATCAGTCGGTCGGAAAAACCAGCATCATCACCCGTTTCATGTACGATAAATTCGATACAACCTATCAG gcTACAATTGGAATAGATTTCTTGTCCAAAACAATGTACCTTGAAGATCGAACAGTTCGCTTGCAGCTTTg GGATACCGCTGGACAAGAAAGATTTAGAAGTCTAATTCCGAGCTACATTAGGGATTCTTCGGTAGCTGTGATTGCCTACGATGTTGCTA ACAGACAGTCATTTTTGAACACTTCAAAGTGGATTGAGGAAGTAAGAACAGAACGTGGTGGTGATGTGATCATCGTTCTTGTCGGAAATAAAACTGATCTTGTCGAAAAACG GCAAGTTTCAATTGAAGAAGGCGATATCAAGGCTCGTGAATCCGGAGTCATGTTCGTAGAAACTAGTGCTAAAGCCGGTTTCAATATAAAG CCACTATTCCGGAAGATAGCTGCAGCGCTGCCGGGGATGGAGGCGCTCTCCTCCGCGAAGCATGATGATATGGTGGATGTGAACTTGAAGGCGACTGCAAACGGGGGCCAAAATGAGCAGCAAGGCGGAGGGTGCGCATGCTAG
- the LOC125220587 gene encoding cyclin-dependent kinase C-1-like isoform X3, producing the protein MWTTGRRGDLGASSVSKNSSKLGKGLMGRETNEQVQPDAENNKYKGSIYMVFEYMDHDLTGLADRPGLRFTVPQIKCYMKQLLTGLHYCHVNQVLHRDIKGSNLLIDNEGNLKLADFGLARSFSNDINANLTNRVITLWYRPPELLLGATKYGPAVDMWSVGCIFAELLYGKPILPGKNEPEQLNKIFELCGTPDELIWPGVSKIPWYNKFKPTRPMKKRIRELFRHFDRHALDLLEKMLVLDPAQRISAKDALDAEYFWTDPLPCDPKSLPKYESSHEFQTKKKRQQQRQNDENTKRQKVQHPQQHARLPPIQQSGQSHPQHWNGSGHQMNNNSQMAMNGAPSHQQYVKPRGPPAGPSRYPSGGAGGGGGGGGGYYQDRGGYSSAPFPSQGRGPPPYPGNTAPSNGPRGAAGGYGAPPNYSQSGQYGGRGQNPMGGNRNQQYGWQQ; encoded by the exons ATGTGGACTACCGGCCGTCGTGGGGATCTCGGAGCGTCGAGTGTTTCGAAAAACTCGAGCAAATTGGGGAAGGGACTTATGG GTCGGGAGACCAACGAACAGGTACAGCCAG ATGCAGAGAACAATAAGTACAAAGGAAGCATTTATATGGTGTTTGAATACATGGATCACGACTTAACTGGCCTTGCAGATCGTCCTGGACTAAGATTTACTGTCCCACAAATAAAA TGTTACATGAAGCAACTACTCACAGGTCTTCATTACTGCCATGTTAATCAAGTCCTTCACAGGGACATAAAAG GGTCCAATCTTCTTATTGATAATGAGGGAAACCTAAAGCTTGCAGATTTTGGACTTGCACGTTCCTTTTCTAATGACATTAATGCTAATCTTACAAATCGTGTTATTACATTGTGGTACAG ACCTCCAGAGTTACTTCTTGGAGCTACAAAGTATGGTCCAGCTGTTGACATGTGGTCTGTAGGCTGTATATTTGCTGAGCTATTGTATGGAAAACCGATCTTACCGGGAAAGAATGAG CCCGAACagttgaataaaatatttgagctTTGTGGAACCCCTGATGAGTTGATATGGCCTGGTGTTTCGAAGATTCCTTGGTATAACAAATTTAAGCCCACTCGTCCGATGAAAAAGCGAATTCGGGAGCTCTTTAGACA TTTCGACCGACATGCTTTGGACTTGCTAGAGAAAATGCTAGTTCTTGATCCTGCTCAG AGAATCTCTGCAAAGGATGCTTTAGATGCTGAATATTTCTGGACTGATCCCTTACCTTGTGACCCAAAAAG TTTGCCAAAATACGAATCATCACACGAATTCCAAACAAAGAAGAAGAGACAGCAACAACGACAGAACGATGAAAATACAAAACGGCAGAAGGTGCAGCATCCACAACAACATGCTCGCTTGCCCCCTATCCAACAATCTGGACAGTCCCATCCACAGCACTGGAACGGCTCCGGTCATCAGATGAACAACAACTCTCAGATGGCAATGAATGGTGCGCCTAGTCATCAACAATACGTAAAGCCACGCGGCCCACCAGCAGGTCCCAGTAGATACCCTTCAGGCGGGGCTGGTggaggcggtggtggtggtggtggttaCTACCAAGATCGTGGAGGATACAGTAGTGCCCCATTCCCCTCACAAGGGCGAGGACCCCCACCGTATCCTGGAAACACAGCTCCCTCAAACGGCCCCCGGGGGGCAGCTGGTGGTTACGGGGCTCCTCCTAACTACTCACAAAGCGGTCAATATGGCGGAAGGGGTCAGAATCCCATGGGTGGCAACAGAAACCAGCAATATGGCTGGCAGCAATAG
- the LOC125220580 gene encoding BTB/POZ domain-containing protein DOT3-like, which translates to MEISTEQTLASNSDGITSEEDRRVIVPSKFIAEGADSGFEKKEHSWLAMSQIPTDLSIQVQEITFYVHKYPLISKCGYFSRIELRPQISDACCDLKLDNFPGGAETFEIILKFCYGLPISLNVSNVAALRCASEFLEMTEALEDGNLISKTEAFFTFVVLSSWGDSIAVLKSCETLSPWTENLQIVRRCCDTIAWKITGETSTIGGLANGEKWWFNDVSTLRIDYFTRIITGLKAKGVKPEIIGSCIIQYKEYWLPSTEPEREAAGSTNYGRREMQWKIISGRKQEEDIGPTKEQRLMVESLVSLLPPEKEAVPCKFLLKMLKMALLYSASPAIVSELEKRAGLVLEGADVNDLLIPSYAAGDQGKLVDSTEEKTMHNTEIVQRILEYFLMYEQQQLQQQHSGPLAISKLLDSYLAEIARDPKLPVTKFLFLAQSLPENARTSDDGLYRAIDTYLKTHPSLPDHERRRLCKVMNCGKLSLDACAHAAQNDRLPLRTMIEVLFAEQMKIRAAIQGSGQTETADKSDLESNASATNKEVNTLKIELEKVKLQMSELQSDRSELQQQYKKQKPKQRNSSAWKVGWRKIRKSALFSLKADEEETDESRNRPKQTRRSGLLRRRRQSVS; encoded by the exons ATGGAAATTTCTACGGAACAGACCCTAGCAAGCAACTCGGATGGTATCACCTCAGAAGAGGACCGGCGGGTAATAGTTCCCTCAAAATTCATTGCAGAAGGAGCAGACTCTGGTTTTGAGAAGAAAGAACATTCATG GCTTGCCATGTCTCAGATTCCAACAGATCTGTCAATTCAAGTTCAAGAAATCACCTTCTACGTTCACAAG TATCCACTGATCTCCAAGTGCGGCTACTTCAGCCGAATAGAGCTCCGGCCCCAGATTTCAGATGCATGCTGCGATCTCAAGCTTGATAACTTTCCTGGTGGTgcagaaacatttgaaatcatATTGAAATTCTGCTACGGCCTCCCTATAAGTTTGAACGTAAGTAACGTAGCAGCCCTAAGATGTGCATCAGAGTTTCTTGAAATGACAGAGGCACTGGAAGATGGAAACCTGATCTCCAAGACTGAAGCTTTCTTTACATTTGTAGTCCTCTCTTCATGGGGAGACTCCATTGCCGTCCTCAAATCATGTGAAACACTGTCCCCGTGGACAGAGAACCTTCAAATTGTCCGAAGATGCTGCGACACAATAGCTTGGAAGATTACCGGAGAAACCTCAACAATAGGAGGGCTAGCAAATGGGGAAAAGTGGTGGTTCAATGATGTGAGCACTCTACGAATAGACTACTTCACGAGGATCATAACAGGACTCAAGGCAAAAGGGGTGAAACCTGAGATTATTGGTTCATGTATCATCCAATACAAGGAGTACTGGTTGCCAAGTACAGAGCCTGAGAGAGAAGCAGCTGGGAGCACTAACTATGGACGACGCGAGATGCAATGGAAAATCATAAGTGGAAGAAAGCAGGAAGAGGACATTGGACCAACAAAGGAGCAGCGGTTGATGGTGGAGAGCCTAGTAAGCTTACTACCTCCGGAGAAAGAAGCAGTCCCTTGTAAGTTCCTTCTGAAGATGCTAAAGATGGCATTACTCTACTCGGCATCCCCAGCAATAGTTTCAGAGCTTGAAAAACGAGCTGGTTTGGTGTTAGAAGGTGCAGATGTGAATGATCTTCTAATACCTAGTTATGCAGCAGGTGATCAAGGGAAGCTGGTAGA TTCCACTGAAGAAAAAACTATGCACAACACAGAGATTGTGCAGAGgattttggaatattttttgatgtatgAACAGCAGCAGCTGCAACAACAGCATTCTGGACCATTGGCCATAAGCAAACTTCTAGACAGCTACCTAGCAGAAATTGCAAGAGATCCTAAGCTTCCAGTTACCAAGTTTCTGTTTTTAGCTCAGTCCTTGCCAGAAAATGCTCGGACAAGTGATGACGGCCTCTACAGAGCCATTGACACCTATCTCAAG ACTCACCCATCACTACCAGATCACGAACGAAGGAGGCTATGCAAAGTCATGAATTGTGGGAAGCTTTCACTAGATGCATGTGCACATGCAGCACAAAATGATAGGCTGCCACTGAGAACCATGATTGAG GTCTTATTCGCAGagcaaatgaaaataagagcGGCTATACAAGGAAGTGGTCAGACAGAAACTGCTGATAAATCGGATCTGGAGAGTAATGCATCAGCAACAAACAAAGAAGTCAACACCCTCAAAATAGAACTTGAGAAAGTGAAATTGCAAATGAGTGAACTGCAAAGTGATCGCTCAGAGTTACAGCAACAATATAAAAAGCAGAAACCCAAACAAAGGAACTCATCAGCTTGGAAAGTTGGGTGGCGGAAAATCAGAAAGTCTGCTCTTTTCAGTTTGAAAGCAGACGAGGAAGAAACTGATGAGAGCCGAAACAGACCTAAACAAACTCGCAGAAGTGGCTTACTCCGCAGGCGCAGGCAATCAGTATCATGa
- the LOC125220645 gene encoding uncharacterized protein LOC125220645 isoform X2 yields the protein MAKWNSIPDQRQNHHHRRRDHCRFRPRRPIPPALVLPTTKRRLTPSPPQRLLHHRLQSICASSNLLPSPTTRRSSSFSTEWPSSSTIAHSIVLLVISKPARNTSCGL from the exons ATGGCGAAGTGGAATTCGATTCCAGATCAACGGCAGAATCATCATCATCGCCGTCGAGATCACTGCCGATTTCGACCTCGCCGTCCGATTCCACCGGCTCTGGTTCTTCCGACGACGAAACGGAGGCTGACTCCTTCTCCGCCGCAACGTCTCCTTCACCACCGCCTGCAG TCGATCTGCGCTTCCTCGAATCTGTTGCCTTCTCCGACGACGCGGCGGAGCTCTTCCTTCTCCACCGAGTGGCCGAGTAGCTCCACCATCGCCCACTCGATTGTGCTGCTCGTCATCTCCAAACCGGCGAGGAACACTTCCTGCG GCCTTTAA
- the LOC125220637 gene encoding uncharacterized protein LOC125220637, producing MGSRLGRRIVNFANLPIKLLMPSSFTNITEIALKTIPSASKIEIKRVLESLYGFEVEKVQTLNMEGKKKKYGGIVIARPDYKKAYVTLRSPLSINPELFPIPVVEEERKRKTKQSKSSIVEDPEAVKKSHWLDSARDNRRYKTPEGQTFGRRRKGADQKAADGAQVKFPWSSMTSFGRR from the exons ATGGGAAGCCGACTGGGGAGAAGAATTGTAAACTTCGCGAATCTTCCAATCAAACTTCTCATGCCCTCATCTTTTACCAATATTACTGAAATTGCGCTGAAGACAATCCCCTCAGCTTCTAAG ATCGAGATTAAGAGGGTCCTGGAGTCGTTGTACGGATTCGAGGTGGAGAAAGTGCAGACGCTTAATATGgagggaaagaagaaaaaatacgGCGGGATAGTGATCGCGAGGCCTGATTACAAGAAGGCTTACGTCACGCTTCGGAGCCCGCTATCGATCAATCCGGAGCTTTTCCCAATTCCGGTTGTCGAGgaggagaggaagaggaagacgaAGCAGTCGAAATCGAGCATTGTCGAAGATCCGGAAGCTGTGAAGAAGTCGCACTGGCTCGACTCTGCGCGGGATAATCGGAGGTATAAGACGCCGGAGGGGCAGACGTTTGGGCGTCGCAGGAAGGGCGCAGATCAGAAGGCGGCTGACGGAGCTCAGGTGAAGTTTCCATGGAGCAGCATGACCTCTTTTGGGAGGAGGtaa
- the LOC125220645 gene encoding uncharacterized protein LOC125220645 isoform X1: protein MAKWNSIPDQRQNHHHRRRDHCRFRPRRPIPPALVLPTTKRRLTPSPPQRLLHHRLQSICASSNLLPSPTTRRSSSFSTEWPSSSTIAHSIVLLVISKPARNTSCVRV, encoded by the exons ATGGCGAAGTGGAATTCGATTCCAGATCAACGGCAGAATCATCATCATCGCCGTCGAGATCACTGCCGATTTCGACCTCGCCGTCCGATTCCACCGGCTCTGGTTCTTCCGACGACGAAACGGAGGCTGACTCCTTCTCCGCCGCAACGTCTCCTTCACCACCGCCTGCAG TCGATCTGCGCTTCCTCGAATCTGTTGCCTTCTCCGACGACGCGGCGGAGCTCTTCCTTCTCCACCGAGTGGCCGAGTAGCTCCACCATCGCCCACTCGATTGTGCTGCTCGTCATCTCCAAACCGGCGAGGAACACTTCCTGCG TGAGAGTGTGA
- the LOC125220587 gene encoding cyclin-dependent kinase C-1-like isoform X1, whose protein sequence is MAATNQLNVDYRPSWGSRSVECFEKLEQIGEGTYGQVYMAKEKRTGEIVALKKIRMDNEKEGFPITAIREIKILKKLQHENVIHLKEIVTSPGRETNEQVQPDAENNKYKGSIYMVFEYMDHDLTGLADRPGLRFTVPQIKCYMKQLLTGLHYCHVNQVLHRDIKGSNLLIDNEGNLKLADFGLARSFSNDINANLTNRVITLWYRPPELLLGATKYGPAVDMWSVGCIFAELLYGKPILPGKNEPEQLNKIFELCGTPDELIWPGVSKIPWYNKFKPTRPMKKRIRELFRHFDRHALDLLEKMLVLDPAQRISAKDALDAEYFWTDPLPCDPKSLPKYESSHEFQTKKKRQQQRQNDENTKRQKVQHPQQHARLPPIQQSGQSHPQHWNGSGHQMNNNSQMAMNGAPSHQQYVKPRGPPAGPSRYPSGGAGGGGGGGGGYYQDRGGYSSAPFPSQGRGPPPYPGNTAPSNGPRGAAGGYGAPPNYSQSGQYGGRGQNPMGGNRNQQYGWQQ, encoded by the exons ATGGCGGCTACTAATCAGCTCAATGTGGACTACCGGCCGTCGTGGGGATCTCGGAGCGTCGAGTGTTTCGAAAAACTCGAGCAAATTGGGGAAGGGACTTATGG TCAAGTATATATGGCCAAAGAAAAGAGAACTGGAGAGATTGTCGCATTGAAAAAGATACGAATGGATAATGAAAAAGAGGGG TTTCCCATCACTGCGATCcgagaaataaaaattctaaagaAGCTACAGCATGAAAATGTTATTCACTTGAAAGAGATAGTGACATCTCCTG GTCGGGAGACCAACGAACAGGTACAGCCAG ATGCAGAGAACAATAAGTACAAAGGAAGCATTTATATGGTGTTTGAATACATGGATCACGACTTAACTGGCCTTGCAGATCGTCCTGGACTAAGATTTACTGTCCCACAAATAAAA TGTTACATGAAGCAACTACTCACAGGTCTTCATTACTGCCATGTTAATCAAGTCCTTCACAGGGACATAAAAG GGTCCAATCTTCTTATTGATAATGAGGGAAACCTAAAGCTTGCAGATTTTGGACTTGCACGTTCCTTTTCTAATGACATTAATGCTAATCTTACAAATCGTGTTATTACATTGTGGTACAG ACCTCCAGAGTTACTTCTTGGAGCTACAAAGTATGGTCCAGCTGTTGACATGTGGTCTGTAGGCTGTATATTTGCTGAGCTATTGTATGGAAAACCGATCTTACCGGGAAAGAATGAG CCCGAACagttgaataaaatatttgagctTTGTGGAACCCCTGATGAGTTGATATGGCCTGGTGTTTCGAAGATTCCTTGGTATAACAAATTTAAGCCCACTCGTCCGATGAAAAAGCGAATTCGGGAGCTCTTTAGACA TTTCGACCGACATGCTTTGGACTTGCTAGAGAAAATGCTAGTTCTTGATCCTGCTCAG AGAATCTCTGCAAAGGATGCTTTAGATGCTGAATATTTCTGGACTGATCCCTTACCTTGTGACCCAAAAAG TTTGCCAAAATACGAATCATCACACGAATTCCAAACAAAGAAGAAGAGACAGCAACAACGACAGAACGATGAAAATACAAAACGGCAGAAGGTGCAGCATCCACAACAACATGCTCGCTTGCCCCCTATCCAACAATCTGGACAGTCCCATCCACAGCACTGGAACGGCTCCGGTCATCAGATGAACAACAACTCTCAGATGGCAATGAATGGTGCGCCTAGTCATCAACAATACGTAAAGCCACGCGGCCCACCAGCAGGTCCCAGTAGATACCCTTCAGGCGGGGCTGGTggaggcggtggtggtggtggtggttaCTACCAAGATCGTGGAGGATACAGTAGTGCCCCATTCCCCTCACAAGGGCGAGGACCCCCACCGTATCCTGGAAACACAGCTCCCTCAAACGGCCCCCGGGGGGCAGCTGGTGGTTACGGGGCTCCTCCTAACTACTCACAAAGCGGTCAATATGGCGGAAGGGGTCAGAATCCCATGGGTGGCAACAGAAACCAGCAATATGGCTGGCAGCAATAG
- the LOC125220587 gene encoding cyclin-dependent kinase C-1-like isoform X2 produces the protein MAATNQLNVDYRPSWGSRSVECFEKLEQIGEGTYGQVYMAKEKRTGEIVALKKIRMDNEKEGFPITAIREIKILKKLQHENVIHLKEIVTSPGRETNEQVQPDAENNKYKGSIYMVFEYMDHDLTGLADRPGLRFTVPQIKCYMKQLLTGLHYCHVNQVLHRDIKGSNLLIDNEGNLKLADFGLARSFSNDINANLTNRVITLWYRPPELLLGATKYGPAVDMWSVGCIFAELLYGKPILPGKNEIPWYNKFKPTRPMKKRIRELFRHFDRHALDLLEKMLVLDPAQRISAKDALDAEYFWTDPLPCDPKSLPKYESSHEFQTKKKRQQQRQNDENTKRQKVQHPQQHARLPPIQQSGQSHPQHWNGSGHQMNNNSQMAMNGAPSHQQYVKPRGPPAGPSRYPSGGAGGGGGGGGGYYQDRGGYSSAPFPSQGRGPPPYPGNTAPSNGPRGAAGGYGAPPNYSQSGQYGGRGQNPMGGNRNQQYGWQQ, from the exons ATGGCGGCTACTAATCAGCTCAATGTGGACTACCGGCCGTCGTGGGGATCTCGGAGCGTCGAGTGTTTCGAAAAACTCGAGCAAATTGGGGAAGGGACTTATGG TCAAGTATATATGGCCAAAGAAAAGAGAACTGGAGAGATTGTCGCATTGAAAAAGATACGAATGGATAATGAAAAAGAGGGG TTTCCCATCACTGCGATCcgagaaataaaaattctaaagaAGCTACAGCATGAAAATGTTATTCACTTGAAAGAGATAGTGACATCTCCTG GTCGGGAGACCAACGAACAGGTACAGCCAG ATGCAGAGAACAATAAGTACAAAGGAAGCATTTATATGGTGTTTGAATACATGGATCACGACTTAACTGGCCTTGCAGATCGTCCTGGACTAAGATTTACTGTCCCACAAATAAAA TGTTACATGAAGCAACTACTCACAGGTCTTCATTACTGCCATGTTAATCAAGTCCTTCACAGGGACATAAAAG GGTCCAATCTTCTTATTGATAATGAGGGAAACCTAAAGCTTGCAGATTTTGGACTTGCACGTTCCTTTTCTAATGACATTAATGCTAATCTTACAAATCGTGTTATTACATTGTGGTACAG ACCTCCAGAGTTACTTCTTGGAGCTACAAAGTATGGTCCAGCTGTTGACATGTGGTCTGTAGGCTGTATATTTGCTGAGCTATTGTATGGAAAACCGATCTTACCGGGAAAGAATGAG ATTCCTTGGTATAACAAATTTAAGCCCACTCGTCCGATGAAAAAGCGAATTCGGGAGCTCTTTAGACA TTTCGACCGACATGCTTTGGACTTGCTAGAGAAAATGCTAGTTCTTGATCCTGCTCAG AGAATCTCTGCAAAGGATGCTTTAGATGCTGAATATTTCTGGACTGATCCCTTACCTTGTGACCCAAAAAG TTTGCCAAAATACGAATCATCACACGAATTCCAAACAAAGAAGAAGAGACAGCAACAACGACAGAACGATGAAAATACAAAACGGCAGAAGGTGCAGCATCCACAACAACATGCTCGCTTGCCCCCTATCCAACAATCTGGACAGTCCCATCCACAGCACTGGAACGGCTCCGGTCATCAGATGAACAACAACTCTCAGATGGCAATGAATGGTGCGCCTAGTCATCAACAATACGTAAAGCCACGCGGCCCACCAGCAGGTCCCAGTAGATACCCTTCAGGCGGGGCTGGTggaggcggtggtggtggtggtggttaCTACCAAGATCGTGGAGGATACAGTAGTGCCCCATTCCCCTCACAAGGGCGAGGACCCCCACCGTATCCTGGAAACACAGCTCCCTCAAACGGCCCCCGGGGGGCAGCTGGTGGTTACGGGGCTCCTCCTAACTACTCACAAAGCGGTCAATATGGCGGAAGGGGTCAGAATCCCATGGGTGGCAACAGAAACCAGCAATATGGCTGGCAGCAATAG
- the LOC125220609 gene encoding general transcription and DNA repair factor IIH subunit TFB2, producing MPQVRIVARNFMDMVASLPPVKLDKLYENSFICEAILRSLPPLAKKYVLQLLYIEGPVSAKWLEEWVLADGASKHKVAIDRLIQLRVLTETVERKKEATYLFNPPFQRNLQKHILRGGVSPREPMPSNVTVRLPSTEELDAYAVEQWELFLLHLINSTEVERSMNISSSMMKVFQHGLLSQKDDKEPSRLTESGFQFLLMDTNAQLWYIIREYITNCEEQGVDTADLISFLLELSFHVMGKAYNLNTLSDIQRTIVKDLVDLGLVKLQQGRKESWFIPTKLATNLSISLADTATRKQGFVVVETNFRLYAYSTSKLHVEILRLFARVEYQLPNLIVGAINKESLYKAFLNGITAEQIVSFLQQNAHPRVAEKIPTVPENVTDQIRLWEADLNRVEMTPAHLYDEFPSRDVFEAACDFAREYGGLLWENSKKMRLVVKGEIFTQMKEFLRRQKQ from the exons ATGCCGCAAGTGAGGATTGTGGCTAGAAACTTTATGGATATGGTGGCATCCTTGCCTCCGGTGAAACTTGACAAGCTGtatgaaaattcattcatatGCGAAGCCATCTTGAG ATCTTTGCCTCCACTAGCAAAAAAGTATGTGCTGCAGCTTCTGTATATAGAGGGTCCAGTATCTGCAAAGTGGCTGGAAGAATGGGTTCTTGCTGACGGTGCCTCGAAGCATAAAGTAGCTATAGACAGGCTGATTCAGCTGAGAGTCCTGACTGAAACTGTTGAACG GAAGAAAGAAGCTACTTACCTATTTAATCCGCCATTTCAGCGAAATCTCCAGAAGCACATACTGCGTGG TGGAGTTTCACCTAGGGAACCAATGCCGTCAAACGTCACTGTGAGGCTTCCCAGTACAGAGGAATTAGATGCCTATGCTGTCGAACAGTGGGAG TTGTTTTTGCTGCACCTAATAAACTCTACCGAAGTGGAAAGGTCGATGAACATAAGCTCCTCAATGATGAAAGTGTTCCAGCATGGTCTTCTCAGTCAAAA AGATGATAAGGAACCTTCAAGATTGACGGAGAGCGGCTTCCAGTTTCTG CTGATGGACACGAATGCACAACTTTGGTACATAATTAGAGAATATATAACTAACTGTGAG GAACAAGGTGTGGATACAGCTGACCTTATATCATTCCTGTTGGAGCTCAGTTTTCATGTTATGGGAAAG GCATATAACCTAAACACTTTGTCAGATATACAGAGGACCATAGTAAAGGATCTTGTTGATTTGGGATTGGTAAAGCTCCAGCAG GGCAGGAAGGAGAGTTGGTTTATTCCTACTAAACTAGCTACCAATCTCTCCATTAGCCTAGCAGATACGGCAACCAGAAAACAG GGCTTTGTTGTCGTGGAAACAAACTTTCGGTTGTACGCATATTCAACATCTAAATTGCATGTTGAGATCTTGCGCTTGTTTGCAAG GGTCGAATACCAGCTACCTAACCTTATTGTTGGCGCTATCAACAAAGAGAGCTTGTATAAAGCATTTCTAAATGGCATTACCGCTGAGCAG ATAGTGTCGTTTCTTCAGCAGAATGCTCATCCTCGAGTCGCGGAGAAGATACCTACTGTGCCCGAAAATGTCACTGATCAG ATTAGGTTATGGGAAGCAGATTTGAATAGAGTGGAGATGACGCCAGCACATCTCTATGATGAATTCCCATCAAGG GACGTCTTCGAAGCCGCCTGCGACTTTGCACGAGAATACGGGGGTTTACTGTGGGAAAACTCGAAGAAGATGCGGCTCGTCGTCAAGGGAGAAATCTTCACGCAGATGAAAGAATTCCTGCGCCGGCAGAAGCAATAG